The Brachyhypopomus gauderio isolate BG-103 chromosome 17, BGAUD_0.2, whole genome shotgun sequence genome includes a window with the following:
- the zbtb42 gene encoding zinc finger and BTB domain-containing protein 18.2, protein MEFPDHSRQLLQCLSQQRHQGFLCDCTVLVGEARFKAHRAVLASCSMYFHLFYRDQLDKRDVVHLNSDIVTAPAFGLLLEFMYEGKLEFSSLPVEDVLAAASYLHMYDIVKVCKGRLKDKELCSLDERLVDGVGLSCLDRESSSDGELPQPSRALPCRQPQQVPQGPPPADDMDTGDGGLAVTDCDRLAPASQKANGHPGGSPDLVGVNYVSAEAEPRVPTAGKTKGDVSGLAGVPSQRSRAVDDMDCALDLSFKPPSGRDGARALGQLAGDSQQQGADAVARDEHDALSEHGDSGGASPESQCFGGRARGPAPPGLSTLFSGSATLLGPDDHLMMEDDEEEETGEEEVVPNEGVGGRVPGPGVHVRGREVVEEGRVGAGGGGPRLLGDSEEEEEEDDDDLVPPDVGVGGGLLPVGGPPVCVCPLCSKAFPSPHALQMHLSSHFRDRDGGGAGPRPKLSPDGQVPTCAQCGKTFSCMYTLKRHERTHSGEKPYTCGQCGKSFQYSHNLSRHAVVHTREKPHACKWCERRFTQSGDLYRHIRKFHCALVKTLAIG, encoded by the coding sequence ATGGAGTTCCCAGACCATAGCCGCCAGTTGCTGCAGTGTCTGAGTCAGCAGCGTCACCAAGGTTTCCTCTGTGACTGCACTGTTCTTGTCGGCGAGGCGCGATTCAAAGCGCACAGAGCCGTGCTGGCCTCCTGCAGCATGTACTTCCACCTCTTCTACCGGGACCAGCTAGACAAAAGGGATGTTGTGCATCTGAACAGTGACATTGTGACGGCGCCTGCTTTCGGTCTGCTCCTTGAATTTATGTATGAGGGGAAGCTGGAATTCAGCAGCCTGCCAGTGGAGGACGTGCTGGCCGCTGCCAGCTACCTCCACATGTACGACATCGTTAAGGTGTGCAAAGGCCGTCTGAAAGATAAGGAGCTGTGCTCCCTAGATGAGAGGTTGGTGGACGGCGTTGGCTTGAGCTGCCTGGACAGGGAGAGCTCCTCCGATGGAGAGCTGCCTCAGCCCAGCCGGGCCCTGCCGTGCCGGCAGCCACAGCAGGTCCCCCAGGGCCCCCCCCCAGCAGATGACATGGACACCGGCGACGGTGGCCTGGCTGTCACAGATTGTGATAGGCTCGCGCCGGCGAGCCAGAAGGCGAACGGTCACCCCGGCGGGTCCCCGGACCTTGTAGGTGTCAATTATGTGTCAGCCGAGGCCGAGCCCCGCGTCCCAACAGCTGGAAAAACAAAGGGCGATGTCAGCGGTCTGGCCGGCGTGCCGTCCCAGAGGTCCCGGGCGGTGGATGACATGGACTGCGCCCTGGACTTGTCTTTCAAGCCGCCGTCGGGCCGGGACGGCGCGCGCGCCTTGGGCCAGCTGGCCGGCGACAGCCAGCAGCAGGGCGCGGACGCAGTCGCTCGAGACGAACACGACGCGCTGTCAGAGCACGGGGACAGCGGGGGCGCCAGCCCCGAGAGCCAGTGCTTCGGGGGCAGAGCCAGGGGCCCCGCGCCACCAGGgctctccaccctcttctccgGCAGTGCCACCCTGCTCGGGCCGGACGACCACCTGATGATGGAGGATGACGAGGAGGAGGAAACTGGGGAGGAAGAGGTAGTGCCGAATGAGGGTGTGGGAGGGAGGGTCCCGGGGCCGGGCGTGCACGTCCGTGGCCGAGAGGTGGTCGAGGAAGGACGGGTCGGAGCAGGAGGGGGCGGCCCGAGGCTGCTAGGTGAcagtgaagaggaagaggaggaggacgatgACGACTTGGTCCCCCCAGACGTGGGTGTGGGCGGCGGTCTCCTGCCAGTGGGTGGCCCACCTGTTTGCGTGTGCCCGCTGTGCAGCAAGGCCTTCCCCAGCCCACACGCCCTGCAGATGCACCTCAGCTCACACTTCCGTGACCGCGATGGGGGCGGAGCCGGGCCACGCCCCAAGCTCTCGCCCGACGGCCAGGTGCCCACGTGCGCACAGTGCGGCAAGACCTTCTCCTGCATGTATACGCTGAAGCGACACGAGCGTACGCACTCGGGCGAGAAGCCCTACACTTGCGGCCAGTGCGGCAAGAGCTTCCAGTACTCGCACAACCTCAGCCGGCACGCCGTGGTGCACACGCGCGAGAAGCCGCACGCCTGCAAGTGGTGCGAGCGACGCTTCACGCAGTCGGGCGACCTGTACCGCCACATCCGCAAGTTCCACTGTGCCCTCGTCAAGACCCTCGCCATCGGATAA
- the siva1 gene encoding apoptosis regulatory protein Siva encodes MPKRSYPFTESFSSQYKIHIGQKELNFHGVFGNKYRQEVYEKTKNLLFNGTKAVMGRIWKVGAEGTCSDVGPRNHSEVPPPASQMLLKGQTRISLDGKLKKVETVTETANSSAVCWACRRTLGVSRRCERCERCERSTCTTCTRQCSSCSSLCCSVCTVTDYTERYDRVLCSSCSS; translated from the exons ATGCCTAAAAGGTCGTATCCTTTTACCGAATCATTCTCATCGCAGTATAAGATCCATATTGGACAGAAAGAGCTGAACTTTCACGGAGTTTTCGGGAACAAGTACAGACAGGAAGTGTACG AAAAGACCAAAAATCTGCTCTTTAATGGGACCAAAGCAGTGATGGGGCGGATCTGGAAGGTGGGAGCCGAGGGGACGTGTTCTGATGTGGGTCCGCGGAACCATAGTGAGGTGCCGCCGCCTGCCAGTCAGATGCTACTCAAAGGACAGACTCGGATTAGCCTTGATGGCAAACTGAAGAAAGTTGAGACTGTTACAG AAACGGCGAACTCCTCGGCGGTGTGTTGGGCGTGCCGTAGGACGCTGGGGGTGAGCAGGCGGTGTGAGCGGTGTGAGCGGTGTGAGCGCTCCACCTGCACAACCTGCACCCGACAGTGTAGCAGCTGCTCCAGCCTCTGCTGCTCTGTGTGCACCGTGACTGA TTACACAGAGCGCTATGACCGGgtcctctgctctagctgctcGTCATGA
- the adss1 gene encoding adenylosuccinate synthetase isozyme 1 produces MSSGWSANDQKGHTNPFSTGIKRSRSDSGNKVAVVLGAQWGDEGKGKVVDLLATESDIVCRCQGGNNAGHTVVVEGTEYDFHLLPSGIINARCISLIGNGVVIHLPGLFEEIDKNEKKGLKGWEKRLVISDRAHIVFDFHQAVDGMQELQRQAQEGKNIGTTKKGIGPTYCCKASRTGLRVCDLLADFKEFSTKFKNLAQQYQSMYPLLKVDIEGELKKLKEYTERIRPMVRDGVYFMYDVIHGPPKKILVEGANAALLDIDFGTYPFVTSSNCTAGGVCTGLGIPPACIGEVYGVSKAYTTRVGIGAFPTEQVNAIGELLQTRGHEVGVTTGRKRRCGWLDLVILRYAHMINGFTAIALTKLDILDVLDEIKVGMAYKLNGKRIPYFPANMEVLQKVEVEYEIFPGWKTDTSAARKWNDLPPKAQNYIRFVENHIGVPIKWVGVGKSRECMIQMF; encoded by the exons ATGTCTTCGGGCTGGTCCGCGAATGACCAAAAGGGTCATACGAACCCCTTCTCAACAGGAATTAAGCGTTCGCGATCAGACTCTGGGAACAAAGTTGCTGTTGTCCTTGGTGCACAATGGGGAGACGAAGGCAAAGGAAAAGTTGTCGACTTGCTGGCAACAGAATCTGACATCGTTTGCAGATGTCAG GGAGGCAACAATGCTGGCCACACAGTGGTGGTTGAAGGCACGGAGTATGACTTCCATCTCCTTCCTAGTGGTATCATTAACGCCCGATGCATATCACTCATTG GTAACGGAGTGGTCATTCATCTGCCCGGCCTGTTTGAAGAAATTGACAAGAATGAGAAGAAAG GTTTAAAGGGATGGGAGAAACGACTTGTCATCTCCGACAGAGCGCACATAG TGTTTGATTTCCATCAGGCAGTGGATGGCATGCAAGAACTCCAGAGACAAGCACAGGAGGGCAAAAA CATAGGAACGACCAAGAAAGGCATCGGACCAACCTACTGCTGCAAGGCCTCGCGCACCGGACTTCGCGTCTGTGATCTGCTAGCAGATTTCAAAGAGTTTTCTACCAA GTTCAAGAACCTTGCGCAGCAGTACCAGTCCATGTACCCGCTTCTTAAGGTGGATATAGAGGGAGAACTGAAAAAGTTGAAG GAGTATACAGAGAGAATAAGACCGATGGTGAGGGATGGCGTGTATTTCATGTACGACGTGATTCACGGACCTCCAAAGAAGATCCTGGTAGAGGGTGCAAACGCCGCCCTCCTTGACATCGACTTTG GAACCTATCCATTTGTGACATCATCCAACTGCACCGCGGGTGGGGTGTGCACCGGCCTTGGCATCCCCCCGGCGTGCATCGGGGAGGTGTATGGGGTGTCCAAGGCCTACACGACGAGAGTAGGCATCGGGGCCTTCCCAACAGAGCAAGTTAAT GCTATAGGGGAGCTGTTGCAGACAAGAGGTCATGAAGTTGGTGTTACCACAGGCAGGAAGAGGCGTTGTGGTTGGCTGGACTTGGTCATACTCAGATATGCGCACATGATCAACGGATTTACTGC AATTGCATTGACTAAACTGGACATTCTTGATGTTCTCGATGAAATTAAAGTCGGCATGGCCTACAAGCTGAATGGCAAAAGAATTCCCTATTTCCCAG CTAACATGGAGGTCTTGCAGAAGGTTGAAGTTGAGTATGAGATCTTCCCTGGCTGGAAGACAGACACCTCAGCAGCTAGGAAGTGGAATGACCTTCCCCCCAAAGCCCAGAATTACATCCGCTTTGTGGAGAACCACATTGGTGTTCCTA TTAAGTGGGTTGGCGTGGGCAAGTCTAGGGAATGCATGATTCAGATGTTCTAG
- the LOC143480182 gene encoding uncharacterized protein LOC143480182 isoform X4: protein MARSSEEVLCLRKTDVSLTTFWQTSERVFHLERLGPAPNVHFAEGGVKSPAAQDPCPSRGTESATEGPAGGSSSRPQGEATPAASGEHQPQGVEESLVGLTTNGAASPQQPSTDTSPVQAHPKDGVQPQTLDDKTLAEENLPTDTSPQNKTSVNVPPASVEHTGPPLRPCEAEDSAVPGQNNNSNNSQDDDLVLDTTPKNTKNGNTTAHIDSNQNGDSEVISETISKSQERRPSSNGQADTNRSEPSVGHNDPQQAFDVPDGAGIEDGSAPFRPPNSRVKKQKFFKGRKKYSNEAEGKTEGHSKHKKGCVLQ from the exons ATGGCAAGATCA TCAGAAGAGGTGCTGTGCCTCAGGAAGACGGATGTATCGTTGACCACCTTCTGGCAGACATCAGAAAGGGTTTTCCACTTAGAAAGACTCGGCCCAG CCCCAAATGTCCATTTTGCAGAAGGAGGAGTCAAGTCGCCTGCAGCCCAGGATCCCTGTCCATCTCGGGGAACGGAGTCGGCCACCGAAGGTCCAGCCGGCGGTTCCTCCTCTAGACCTCAAGGAGAAGCAACCCCAGCAGCTAGTGGTGAACATCAGCCTCAGGGTGTGGAAGAGTCCCTTGTGGGCCTGACCACAAACGGCGCCGCATCACCACAGCAGCCCTCCACAGACACCTCTCCGGTTCAGGCCCACCCCAAAGATGGCGTACAACCCCAGACCCTTGACGACAAAACCCTTGCTGAGGAGAACCTTCCCACTGATACTTCACCACAGAACAAGACCTCTGTGAATGTGCCTCCAGCTTCAGTTGAACACACTGGGCCGCCACTGAGGCCGTGTGAGGCAGAAGATTCAGCCGTGCCAGGGCAgaataacaacagtaacaatAGCCAAGATGATGACCTTGTTCTAGACACTACCCCAAAGAACACAAAGAATGGCAACACCACTGCACATATTGATTCAAATCAAAATGGAGATAGTGAGGTTATTAGTGAAACGATATCAAAAAGCCAAGAGCGGAGACCTTCAAGCAACGGTCAAGCAGACACGAACAGGAGTGAGCCATCTGTTGGCCATAATGACCCACAACAGGCATTCGATGTACCTGATGGAGCAGGTATAGAGgatggctccgcccccttccgTCCTCCTAACTCTCGGGTTAAAAAACAAAAGTTTTTCAAAGGACGGAAAAAATATAGTAACGAAG CTGAGGGTAAGACCGAAGGACACAGTAAGCATAAAAAGGGCTGTGTGTTACAGTAA